From a single Rhodococcus qingshengii JCM 15477 genomic region:
- a CDS encoding glycosyltransferase family 2 protein, giving the protein MTPRVSVVVPAYNNADYIAETIDSILNQSYQDFELIISDHSSTDDTVKVLARYADDPRIEILSTEAGGGAKRNWDRVSEAANGELLKLVCGDDTIYPECLAEQVAAFDEHPSVVLVASQRKLVDANGKTILSARGLAGLKGLVTGRDAARKTVTAGANIFGEPGCVLMKRSALKAIGWWDDTNPYVIDEATYTAVALQGDVYAIAKPLASFRVNAGQWSVRLAKDQARQAAAFHKDLRESDPTLVSAMDVRIGDARALATSFMRRGVYMLLRHRMS; this is encoded by the coding sequence ATGACTCCGCGTGTTTCCGTCGTCGTCCCGGCTTACAACAATGCCGACTACATTGCCGAGACGATCGACTCGATCCTGAATCAGAGCTACCAGGACTTCGAACTGATCATCTCGGATCATTCGTCGACCGACGACACCGTCAAGGTCCTGGCGCGATACGCCGACGATCCGCGGATCGAGATCCTGTCGACCGAGGCCGGCGGCGGAGCGAAGCGAAACTGGGACCGGGTCAGCGAAGCTGCGAACGGAGAGCTCCTGAAACTGGTGTGCGGTGACGACACCATCTACCCCGAGTGCCTGGCGGAACAGGTCGCGGCTTTCGACGAGCACCCCTCGGTGGTACTCGTGGCCTCGCAACGCAAACTGGTCGATGCAAACGGAAAGACCATCCTCTCCGCGCGCGGACTTGCAGGGCTGAAGGGACTGGTCACCGGGCGCGACGCGGCCCGAAAGACGGTAACGGCGGGAGCGAACATCTTCGGCGAGCCCGGATGTGTACTCATGAAGCGATCCGCCTTGAAGGCCATCGGATGGTGGGACGACACCAACCCGTACGTCATCGACGAAGCCACGTACACCGCCGTCGCACTCCAAGGGGACGTCTATGCGATCGCCAAACCCCTCGCGTCCTTCCGCGTCAACGCCGGACAGTGGAGTGTGCGTCTGGCCAAGGATCAGGCACGCCAGGCAGCGGCATTCCACAAAGATCTCCGGGAATCGGATCCGACTCTCGTCTCCGCAATGGACGTCCGAATCGGCGACGCACGCGCACTCGCCACTTCGTTCATGCGTCGCGGCGTCTACATGCTGTTGCGCCATCGCATGTCTTGA
- a CDS encoding GtrA family protein: MASPDSTATPPAGMTGRPGPLMRVVKNQALAFLLVGGVNTALGTAWFIAWQIALGDQFGYHFAIVAGYVCNLLCAFAMYRYLVFEVRGHFLRDFWRFVVVNFGAFVINLALMTVAVSVLHFPPIPSQLVITAVTATASFFGYRDFSFSRNKRTGNS; this comes from the coding sequence ATGGCTTCACCGGATTCGACTGCAACACCCCCCGCCGGAATGACCGGCAGGCCGGGTCCGTTGATGCGCGTCGTCAAGAATCAGGCCCTTGCCTTTCTGCTCGTCGGTGGCGTCAACACGGCGCTCGGAACCGCCTGGTTCATTGCCTGGCAGATCGCGCTCGGCGATCAATTCGGCTACCACTTCGCGATCGTTGCCGGGTACGTCTGCAACCTGCTGTGCGCTTTTGCGATGTACCGCTACCTGGTCTTCGAAGTTCGCGGCCACTTCCTCCGTGACTTCTGGCGATTCGTCGTCGTCAATTTCGGCGCCTTCGTGATCAACCTCGCGCTGATGACCGTCGCGGTCTCGGTCCTGCACTTTCCTCCCATCCCGTCACAACTCGTCATCACTGCGGTAACCGCAACAGCAAGCTTCTTCGGTTACCGCGATTTCTCGTTCAGTCGAAACAAGAGAACAGGCAACTCATGA
- a CDS encoding dTDP-4-dehydrorhamnose 3,5-epimerase family protein, which translates to MADTHVMSQYRELKVPGAWEFTPKQFGDDRGVFLEWFREPGFSEITGRTLDLQQANCSVSAAGVLRGIHFADVPPGQAKYVTCVKGAILDIAVDLRVGSPTFGQWDSVLLDDVDRRAIFLSEGLGHAFLSLEDNSTVVYLCSTGYAPEREHEVHPLDPDIAIDWPTVGRSGEPLNITLSAKDTAAPSLQDAVSAGLLPTFGEG; encoded by the coding sequence ATGGCAGATACTCACGTGATGAGCCAGTATCGCGAACTGAAAGTGCCAGGGGCCTGGGAATTCACACCCAAACAGTTCGGCGACGACCGTGGAGTCTTCCTCGAATGGTTCCGTGAACCCGGATTCTCCGAGATCACCGGCCGCACCCTCGACCTTCAGCAGGCCAATTGCTCGGTCTCGGCTGCCGGCGTCCTACGAGGCATCCATTTTGCCGACGTCCCTCCCGGACAGGCCAAGTACGTTACGTGTGTCAAAGGCGCGATACTCGACATCGCCGTCGACCTCCGCGTGGGATCGCCGACCTTCGGCCAGTGGGATTCGGTCCTTCTCGACGACGTCGACCGCAGAGCGATCTTTCTGTCCGAAGGGCTTGGGCATGCCTTCCTGTCCCTCGAGGACAACTCGACAGTGGTTTACCTGTGCTCGACGGGATACGCCCCCGAGCGTGAGCACGAAGTTCACCCCCTCGATCCCGACATAGCGATCGACTGGCCCACCGTGGGTCGCAGCGGTGAGCCCCTGAACATCACGCTCTCCGCGAAGGACACAGCGGCACCGTCGCTTCAAGATGCCGTGTCGGCAGGGCTGCTGCCCACGTTCGGCGAAGGCTGA
- the rfbA gene encoding glucose-1-phosphate thymidylyltransferase RfbA, whose product MRGIILAGGTGSRLHPITLGVSKQLVPVYDKPMIYYPLSTLMLAGIRDIMIITTEDDAPQFQRLLGDGSQFGVDLTYQIQHEPNGLAQAFVLGAGHIGSESAALVLGDNIFYGPGLGSKLTRFENIDGGAVFAYWVSDPTAYGVIEFDREGKAVSLEEKPANPRSNYSVPGLYFYDNDVVAIAKDLEPSARGEYEITDVNRAYLEAGRLQVEVLPRGTAWLDTGTFDSLLDASNYVRTIEERQGLKIGAPEEVAWRHGFITDDELRIRAEKLLKSGYGKYLLELLDRGKDW is encoded by the coding sequence ATGCGCGGAATCATTCTGGCGGGCGGCACGGGGTCGAGGTTGCACCCCATCACGCTCGGCGTGAGCAAACAGCTGGTACCCGTCTACGACAAACCGATGATCTATTACCCACTCAGCACCCTGATGCTGGCCGGGATTCGCGACATCATGATCATCACCACAGAAGACGACGCACCGCAGTTCCAGCGGTTGCTCGGCGACGGCTCGCAGTTCGGCGTCGACCTGACCTACCAGATCCAGCACGAGCCGAATGGTCTCGCACAAGCCTTCGTACTCGGAGCCGGCCACATCGGTTCGGAATCCGCGGCCCTGGTCCTCGGCGACAACATCTTCTACGGCCCAGGTCTGGGCAGTAAGCTCACGCGTTTCGAGAACATCGACGGTGGCGCCGTATTCGCGTACTGGGTTTCGGACCCCACGGCTTACGGAGTCATCGAGTTCGACCGCGAAGGCAAAGCCGTCTCGCTCGAGGAGAAGCCGGCGAACCCGCGCTCCAACTATTCGGTGCCTGGCCTCTATTTCTACGACAACGACGTTGTCGCCATCGCCAAGGACCTCGAACCATCGGCACGCGGCGAATACGAGATCACCGACGTCAACCGTGCGTACCTCGAAGCTGGCCGCCTCCAGGTCGAAGTACTTCCTCGCGGCACCGCGTGGCTCGACACCGGAACTTTCGATTCGCTTCTCGACGCATCGAACTACGTGCGCACGATCGAGGAGCGTCAGGGACTCAAGATCGGCGCGCCCGAAGAAGTTGCGTGGCGGCACGGATTCATCACCGACGACGAGCTACGCATTCGTGCTGAGAAGCTCCTCAAATCCGGATACGGAAAATACCTTCTCGAACTTCTCGACCGCGGCAAGGACTGGTGA
- the rfbB gene encoding dTDP-glucose 4,6-dehydratase encodes MRVLVTGGAGFIGANFVHQTVAERPDSEVTVLDALTYAGNKSSLDSIADRITFVHGDITDAVLVDQLVGAADVVVHFAAESHNDNSLADPWPFVQTNIVGTFTLLQAVRKHDVRYHHISTDEVYGDLELGDPDRFTESTAYNPSSPYSSTKASSDMLVRAWTRSFGVRATLSNCSNNYGPYQHVEKFIPRQITNVLAGLRPKLYGDGLNVRDWIHVDDHNSAVWAIIDGGRIGQTYLIGADGEMNNRTVMESILQILGRGADEFDFVTDRPGHDVRYAIDSSLLRKELGWSPRYEDFRSGLEATIDWYRDNEQWWRPQKDATEQAYVAAGEKTTS; translated from the coding sequence GTGAGAGTTCTCGTGACTGGCGGTGCAGGCTTCATCGGCGCCAATTTCGTGCATCAGACGGTGGCAGAGCGCCCCGACTCCGAGGTCACGGTGCTCGATGCGCTGACCTACGCGGGCAACAAGTCTTCGCTCGATTCGATAGCCGACCGCATCACGTTTGTTCACGGCGACATCACCGACGCAGTTCTCGTCGACCAACTGGTGGGCGCTGCCGACGTGGTCGTTCATTTTGCTGCCGAGTCGCACAACGACAATTCGCTCGCTGATCCGTGGCCGTTCGTGCAGACCAACATCGTGGGAACCTTCACGCTCCTGCAGGCTGTGCGCAAGCACGACGTCAGGTATCACCACATTTCCACCGACGAGGTGTACGGAGACCTCGAACTGGGCGATCCGGACCGTTTCACGGAGTCGACCGCGTACAACCCGTCGAGCCCCTACTCGTCGACGAAGGCATCGAGCGACATGTTGGTGCGCGCGTGGACCCGTTCGTTCGGCGTCCGGGCCACCCTGTCGAACTGCTCGAACAATTACGGCCCTTATCAACATGTCGAGAAGTTCATCCCACGGCAGATCACCAATGTTCTCGCCGGATTGCGTCCCAAGTTGTACGGCGACGGTTTGAACGTCCGTGACTGGATTCATGTCGACGACCACAACAGCGCGGTCTGGGCGATCATCGACGGTGGCCGGATCGGTCAGACCTACTTGATCGGCGCTGATGGTGAGATGAACAACCGAACTGTCATGGAGTCGATTCTGCAGATATTGGGCCGTGGCGCCGACGAGTTCGATTTTGTCACCGACCGCCCGGGGCACGACGTGAGGTACGCGATCGACTCGAGTCTGCTCCGGAAAGAACTTGGCTGGTCCCCGCGCTACGAGGACTTCCGCAGTGGTCTGGAAGCGACGATCGACTGGTACCGCGACAACGAACAGTGGTGGCGTCCGCAGA